One region of Pseudomonas sp. B21-040 genomic DNA includes:
- a CDS encoding PAS domain-containing sensor histidine kinase translates to MSPVPDTSGQLSSVEQANRPGLEQAFALFSQMSSQLTDSYSMLEARVTELKGELAVVSAQRMQELAEKERLANRLQNLLDLLPGGVIVIDAQGIVREANPAACELLGLPLEGELWRHVIARCFAPREDDGHEVSLKDGRRLSIATRSLDAEPGQLVLLNDLTETRHLQDQLARHERLSSLGRMVASLAHQIRTPLSAALLYASHLTEQELPVATQQRFAGRLKERLHELEHQVRDMLVFARGELPLTDRLTPGQLMRSLQAAALTQVQDLPVRWQCDSHAGELLCNRDTLIGAILNLIENAIQASAGDVRLKVHFYTRENNLRVCVSDSGSGIDSKVLARLGEPFFTTKTTGTGLGLTVVKAVARAHQGELQLHSRPGRGTCAQVILPLFSGEKRNAQGAK, encoded by the coding sequence ATGTCTCCTGTCCCTGACACCTCGGGGCAACTGTCGTCCGTAGAGCAGGCAAACCGGCCAGGCCTTGAGCAGGCCTTTGCACTGTTCAGTCAGATGTCGAGCCAATTGACCGATTCCTACAGCATGCTTGAAGCTCGGGTCACTGAGCTCAAGGGCGAGCTGGCCGTGGTCAGTGCCCAGCGCATGCAAGAGCTGGCGGAAAAAGAACGCCTGGCTAATCGTCTGCAAAACCTCCTCGATCTATTGCCCGGCGGCGTCATCGTTATCGATGCCCAAGGCATCGTGCGCGAAGCCAACCCGGCGGCTTGCGAATTGCTTGGGTTGCCTCTGGAAGGAGAGCTGTGGCGCCATGTCATCGCCCGTTGCTTCGCGCCTCGCGAAGACGACGGTCACGAAGTTTCGCTAAAGGACGGTCGCCGTCTGTCGATCGCCACTCGCTCGCTTGATGCTGAGCCGGGGCAGTTGGTGTTGCTCAACGACCTGACTGAAACCCGCCACCTGCAAGATCAACTGGCCCGTCATGAGCGATTGTCTTCCCTGGGTCGAATGGTTGCCTCGCTGGCTCATCAAATTCGTACGCCGTTGTCGGCCGCTCTGCTTTACGCCAGTCACTTGACTGAGCAGGAACTCCCCGTCGCAACGCAGCAACGTTTTGCCGGTCGCCTGAAAGAGCGCTTGCATGAGTTGGAGCATCAGGTTCGCGACATGCTGGTGTTCGCGCGTGGGGAGTTACCGTTGACCGATCGCCTCACGCCCGGGCAGCTGATGCGGTCGCTGCAAGCGGCGGCATTGACCCAGGTTCAGGATTTGCCGGTGCGTTGGCAGTGCGACAGTCACGCCGGAGAGTTGCTGTGCAATCGCGACACGCTGATTGGGGCGATCCTCAATCTGATCGAGAATGCGATTCAGGCGAGTGCCGGCGATGTCCGTTTGAAGGTTCACTTTTATACCCGTGAAAACAACCTGCGCGTGTGCGTCAGCGACAGTGGCAGTGGCATCGACAGCAAAGTGCTGGCGCGTCTGGGGGAGCCGTTCTTTACCACCAAGACCACCGGAACCGGCCTGGGCCTGACCGTGGTCAAGGCGGTAGCGCGTGCGCATCAGGGAGAATTGCAGCTGCACTCGCGGCCCGGGCGCGGTACGTGTGCGCAAGTGATCCTGCCGCTGTTTTCGGGTGAAAAGCGCAATGCTCAGGGAGCGAAGTGA
- the fliJ gene encoding flagellar export protein FliJ: MALSRAARLAPVVEMAEKAEKTAVMRLGHFQGQVRVAESKLADLEAFRLEYQEQWIVRGSSGVSGQWLLGYQGFLTQLGTAIDQQRQSLNWHQNNLSKARDSWQQAFARVEGLRKLVQRYMDEARQLEDKREQRLLDELSQRLPRQNPY, from the coding sequence ATGGCCCTGAGTCGAGCCGCGCGCCTGGCGCCGGTGGTGGAAATGGCCGAAAAGGCCGAGAAAACCGCCGTCATGCGCCTCGGGCACTTTCAGGGTCAGGTTCGCGTGGCGGAAAGCAAACTCGCCGACCTCGAAGCCTTTCGCCTCGAATACCAGGAACAATGGATCGTGCGCGGCAGCAGTGGCGTTTCTGGTCAGTGGTTGCTCGGCTATCAGGGCTTTCTGACGCAACTCGGTACGGCCATCGATCAGCAGCGACAGAGCCTGAACTGGCATCAAAACAACCTGAGCAAAGCGCGCGATTCCTGGCAGCAGGCGTTCGCGCGGGTTGAAGGCTTGCGCAAACTTGTACAACGTTACATGGACGAAGCGCGGCAGTTGGAGGACAAGCGCGAGCAGAGATTGCTGGATGAGCTGTCCCAGCGCTTGCCGCGTCAGAATCCGTATTGA
- the fliH gene encoding flagellar assembly protein FliH: protein MSSKHDESQTDLIRGKHVAGFDVWALPSFDPFVPEPEPEPEPEPPEMEEVPLEEVQPLTLEELEAIRQEAYNEGFAVGEKEGFHSTTLKVRQEAEAALAPKIAGLEQLMVNLFEPIAEQDTQIEKSLVDLVQHITKQVIQRELAIDSTQIEHVMREALKLLPLGVGNVRLYINPQDFEQVKALRERHEETWRIVEDESLLPGGCRVETEHSRIDATVETRVAQVMAKLLDQLHDQALHPSAPDLSLDVPVDEKPVAEPTLDDPDAP from the coding sequence ATGTCGTCCAAACATGATGAGTCCCAGACCGACCTGATTCGCGGTAAGCACGTTGCCGGTTTCGACGTCTGGGCGCTGCCCAGTTTCGACCCTTTCGTCCCGGAGCCCGAGCCAGAACCTGAGCCCGAGCCACCGGAGATGGAAGAAGTGCCGCTGGAAGAAGTCCAGCCACTGACCCTCGAAGAGCTCGAAGCCATTCGCCAGGAGGCCTACAACGAAGGCTTCGCCGTTGGCGAGAAAGAAGGTTTCCACAGCACCACGCTCAAGGTCCGTCAGGAAGCCGAAGCGGCCCTGGCGCCGAAAATCGCCGGGCTGGAGCAACTGATGGTCAACCTGTTCGAGCCCATCGCCGAGCAGGACACCCAGATTGAAAAATCGCTGGTCGACCTCGTGCAGCACATCACCAAACAGGTGATCCAGCGCGAATTGGCCATCGATTCGACACAGATCGAACACGTCATGCGTGAAGCGCTCAAGCTCCTGCCATTGGGCGTGGGTAACGTGCGCTTGTACATCAACCCGCAAGACTTCGAACAAGTCAAAGCCCTGCGCGAACGCCATGAAGAAACCTGGCGCATCGTCGAAGACGAGTCGCTGTTGCCTGGCGGTTGCCGCGTCGAGACGGAACACAGCCGCATCGATGCCACCGTCGAAACCCGCGTTGCCCAAGTCATGGCCAAGTTGCTCGATCAACTGCACGATCAGGCGTTGCACCCGTCTGCGCCGGATCTGAGCCTGGACGTTCCGGTCGACGAAAAACCTGTTGCCGAGCCGACACTGGACGACCCCGATGCGCCTTGA
- the fliG gene encoding flagellar motor switch protein FliG, translated as MSDNRAVAAKLTKVDKAAILLLSLGSTDAAQVLRHMGPKEVQRVGVAMAQMGNVHREQVEQVMSEFVDIVGDQTSLGVGSDDYVRKMLTQALGEDKANGLIDRILLGGNTSGLDSLKWMEPRAVADVIRYEHPQIQAIVVAYLDPDQAGEVLGNFDHKVRLDIILRVSSLNTVQPAALKELNQILEKQFSGNSNASRTTLGGIKRAADIMNFLDSSIEGQLMDSIREVDEDLSGQIEDLMFVFNNLSDVDDRGIQALLREVSSDVLVLALKGSDEGVKEKIFKNMSKRAAELLRDDLEAKGPVRVSDVETAQKEILTIARRMAEAGEIVLGGKGGEEMI; from the coding sequence ATGAGTGATAACCGAGCCGTTGCCGCCAAACTGACCAAGGTCGACAAAGCCGCGATCCTGCTGCTGTCCCTCGGTTCGACCGATGCTGCCCAGGTGTTGCGCCACATGGGGCCTAAAGAGGTCCAGCGTGTAGGTGTGGCGATGGCCCAGATGGGCAACGTGCACCGCGAGCAAGTCGAACAGGTCATGAGCGAGTTCGTCGACATCGTCGGCGACCAGACCAGCCTGGGCGTCGGCTCCGACGACTACGTGCGCAAAATGCTCACCCAGGCACTGGGCGAAGACAAGGCCAACGGCCTGATCGACCGCATCCTACTGGGTGGCAACACCAGCGGCCTCGACAGCCTGAAGTGGATGGAGCCGCGCGCCGTCGCCGACGTGATCCGTTACGAGCACCCGCAGATCCAGGCGATCGTGGTGGCGTATCTCGACCCGGATCAGGCTGGCGAAGTGCTGGGTAACTTCGACCACAAGGTACGACTGGACATCATTCTGCGAGTCTCCTCGCTGAACACTGTGCAGCCGGCGGCCCTGAAGGAACTCAACCAGATTCTCGAGAAGCAGTTCTCCGGCAACTCGAATGCCTCGCGCACCACCCTGGGTGGTATCAAGCGCGCGGCCGACATCATGAACTTCCTCGACAGCTCGATCGAAGGTCAGCTGATGGACTCGATCCGCGAAGTCGACGAAGACCTGTCCGGTCAGATCGAAGACCTCATGTTCGTGTTCAACAACCTGTCCGATGTCGACGACCGCGGAATTCAGGCGTTGCTGCGCGAAGTGTCCTCCGACGTGCTGGTGCTGGCCCTCAAGGGTTCGGACGAAGGCGTCAAGGAAAAGATCTTCAAGAACATGTCCAAACGGGCGGCCGAACTGTTGCGCGACGACCTCGAGGCCAAAGGCCCGGTGCGCGTCAGCGACGTGGAAACCGCGCAGAAAGAAATCCTCACCATTGCCCGCCGTATGGCCGAAGCCGGAGAAATCGTTCTCGGCGGGAAGGGCGGCGAAGAGATGATCTAA
- the fliI gene encoding flagellar protein export ATPase FliI, which produces MRLDRTSFAKRLGGYAEATELAGAPILEGRLLRMVGLTLEAEGLRAAMGSRCMVINDDTYHPVQVEAEVMGFSGSKVFLMPVGSVAGIAPGARVVPLADTGRLPMGMSMLGRVLDGAGRALDGKGGMKAEDWVPMDGPTINPLKREPISEPLDVGIRTINGLLTVGRGQRLGLFAGTGVGKSVLLGMMTRFTEADIIVVGLIGERGREVKEFIEHILGEEGLKRSVVVASPADDAPLMRLRAAMYCTRIAEYFRDKGKNVLLLMDSLTRFAQAQREIALAIGEPPATKGYPPSVFAKLPKLVERAGNAEKGGGSITAFYTVLSEGDDQQDPIADAARGVLDGHIVLSRRLAEEGHYPAIDIEASISRVMPSVVSPEHMTRAQMFKQYWSRYQQSRDLISVGAYVPGGDRETDTAISLQPAMVTYLRQGLNDNIGMGASVNHLASVFAPAAGG; this is translated from the coding sequence ATGCGCCTTGATCGCACCAGCTTCGCCAAGCGCCTGGGCGGTTACGCCGAGGCCACGGAGCTTGCCGGCGCGCCGATCCTGGAAGGCCGTTTGTTGCGCATGGTCGGCCTGACTCTCGAAGCCGAAGGCTTGCGGGCGGCCATGGGCAGCCGCTGCATGGTCATCAACGACGACACGTATCACCCGGTGCAGGTCGAAGCCGAGGTCATGGGCTTCTCCGGCAGCAAAGTTTTCCTGATGCCGGTCGGCAGCGTTGCCGGTATTGCGCCCGGTGCCCGCGTGGTTCCCCTGGCCGATACCGGTCGCTTGCCGATGGGCATGAGCATGCTCGGGCGGGTGCTTGATGGCGCCGGCCGCGCGCTCGACGGCAAGGGCGGGATGAAAGCCGAAGACTGGGTGCCGATGGACGGCCCCACGATCAACCCGCTCAAGCGCGAGCCGATCAGCGAACCGCTGGACGTTGGCATTCGTACCATCAACGGTTTGTTGACAGTCGGTCGCGGTCAGCGGCTCGGGCTGTTCGCCGGTACCGGCGTCGGTAAGTCGGTGCTGTTGGGCATGATGACGCGCTTCACCGAGGCCGACATCATCGTCGTCGGGCTGATCGGTGAGCGGGGTCGCGAAGTTAAAGAATTCATCGAGCACATCCTCGGTGAAGAAGGGCTCAAGCGTTCCGTGGTAGTGGCGTCGCCTGCGGACGATGCGCCGCTGATGCGTCTGCGCGCAGCGATGTACTGCACGCGCATCGCCGAATATTTCCGCGATAAGGGCAAGAACGTCCTGTTGCTCATGGACTCCCTGACCCGTTTTGCCCAGGCTCAGCGGGAAATCGCCCTGGCCATCGGCGAACCACCTGCCACCAAGGGTTATCCGCCGTCGGTGTTCGCCAAGTTGCCAAAACTGGTGGAGCGGGCCGGTAACGCCGAGAAGGGCGGAGGTTCGATCACCGCCTTCTACACGGTGTTGTCCGAAGGCGATGATCAGCAGGACCCGATTGCCGATGCCGCGCGAGGCGTGCTCGACGGGCACATCGTGTTGTCCCGGCGCCTGGCCGAGGAAGGGCATTACCCGGCCATCGATATCGAAGCGTCCATCAGCCGGGTCATGCCGTCGGTGGTCAGCCCGGAACACATGACCCGTGCGCAAATGTTCAAGCAATACTGGTCACGCTATCAGCAGAGTCGCGATCTGATCAGCGTCGGTGCCTATGTGCCGGGCGGCGATCGTGAAACCGACACCGCGATCTCCCTCCAGCCGGCCATGGTTACTTACCTGCGTCAGGGTTTGAACGACAACATTGGCATGGGCGCCAGCGTCAACCATCTCGCCTCCGTCTTTGCCCCGGCAGCGGGCGGCTAA
- the fliE gene encoding flagellar hook-basal body complex protein FliE encodes MSQGIEFNRLMLDMRSMQMDAMSAPKSTAAVPELGGSSFSDMLGQAVNKVNDTQQASNQLASAFEIGKSGVDLTDVMISSQKASVSFQALTQVRNKLVQAYQDIMQMPV; translated from the coding sequence ATGAGCCAAGGTATTGAATTTAATCGGTTGATGCTGGATATGCGTTCCATGCAAATGGATGCCATGTCTGCGCCGAAATCGACTGCCGCAGTCCCTGAATTGGGTGGCAGCAGCTTTTCCGACATGCTCGGTCAGGCCGTCAATAAAGTGAACGACACCCAGCAGGCGTCCAATCAGTTGGCCAGTGCCTTCGAGATCGGCAAGAGCGGCGTCGACCTGACGGACGTAATGATCTCCTCGCAGAAGGCCAGCGTGTCTTTCCAGGCGTTGACGCAAGTGCGCAACAAGCTGGTTCAGGCTTACCAAGACATCATGCAGATGCCGGTTTAA
- a CDS encoding sigma-54 dependent transcriptional regulator, with protein sequence MTIKVLLVEDDRALREALADTLMLAGHDYKAVGSAEDALAAVAVEAFNLVISDVNMPGMDGHQLLGLLRARQPQLPVLLMTAHGAVERAVDAMRQGAADYLVKPFEPKALLDLVARHALGNLGTAEGEGPVAFEPASAQLLELAARVARSDSTVLISGESGTGKEVLARYIHQYSHRASQPFIAINCAAIPDNMLEATLFGHEKGSFTGAIAAQAGKFEQADGGTILLDEISEMPLGLQAKLLRVLQEREVERVGARKTITLDIRVVATTNRDLAGEVAAGRFREDLYYRLSVFPLAWRPLRERTADILPLAERLLAKHVNKMKHAAAKLSPEAQACLMGYPWPGNVRELDNAIQRALILQQGGLIQPQDFCLSGPVACAPLPAMAPVPVRAVEVDAESAGALGDDLRRREYQMIVDTLRSERGRRKEAAERLGISPRTLRYKLAQMRDAGMDVEAYLFATGSL encoded by the coding sequence ATGACAATCAAGGTTCTGCTGGTCGAAGATGACCGCGCGCTGCGCGAAGCGTTGGCCGATACGCTGATGTTGGCGGGTCACGACTACAAGGCAGTCGGCTCGGCCGAGGATGCGTTGGCGGCTGTGGCTGTCGAGGCGTTCAATCTGGTCATCAGTGACGTCAACATGCCGGGCATGGACGGGCATCAACTGCTTGGCTTGCTTCGGGCGCGTCAGCCGCAATTGCCGGTGTTGCTGATGACGGCTCATGGCGCCGTCGAGCGGGCGGTCGATGCAATGCGCCAGGGCGCGGCGGATTATTTGGTCAAGCCGTTCGAACCCAAGGCATTGCTTGATTTGGTGGCGCGGCATGCGCTGGGCAATCTCGGTACGGCCGAGGGCGAAGGCCCGGTGGCGTTCGAGCCGGCCAGTGCGCAATTGCTGGAATTAGCCGCCAGAGTGGCGCGCAGTGATTCCACGGTGTTGATCTCTGGCGAATCGGGCACGGGTAAAGAAGTGTTGGCGCGCTACATTCACCAGTATTCCCATCGCGCCAGTCAGCCGTTCATTGCGATCAACTGTGCGGCGATTCCCGACAACATGCTCGAAGCCACGTTGTTCGGTCACGAAAAAGGTTCGTTCACTGGCGCCATCGCGGCGCAGGCTGGCAAGTTCGAACAGGCTGACGGCGGCACGATTCTGCTCGACGAAATTTCCGAAATGCCCCTTGGACTTCAAGCCAAGTTGCTGCGTGTTTTGCAGGAGCGCGAAGTCGAGCGGGTGGGCGCACGCAAAACGATCACGCTCGACATCCGAGTGGTGGCCACCACCAACCGGGATCTGGCCGGTGAGGTGGCGGCGGGGCGTTTTCGTGAAGACCTTTACTATCGGCTGTCGGTGTTTCCGCTGGCCTGGCGTCCGCTGCGCGAACGCACCGCCGACATCCTGCCGCTGGCCGAGCGCCTTCTGGCCAAGCACGTCAATAAAATGAAGCATGCCGCGGCGAAGCTGTCGCCCGAGGCGCAGGCCTGCCTGATGGGATATCCGTGGCCGGGCAACGTGCGGGAGCTGGATAATGCGATCCAGCGTGCCTTGATTTTGCAGCAGGGTGGTTTGATTCAGCCGCAGGATTTCTGCCTGTCCGGGCCGGTCGCCTGCGCGCCGTTGCCTGCAATGGCGCCGGTGCCGGTGCGTGCGGTGGAGGTTGATGCTGAATCGGCTGGCGCTTTGGGTGATGACCTGCGTCGCCGCGAGTACCAGATGATCGTCGACACCTTGCGTTCCGAGCGCGGCCGTCGCAAAGAGGCCGCCGAACGACTGGGCATCAGCCCGCGCACCTTGCGCTACAAGCTGGCGCAGATGCGCGACGCCGGCATGGACGTCGAAGCTTACTTGTTCGCCACCGGATCCCTGTAG
- the fliF gene encoding flagellar basal-body MS-ring/collar protein FliF, whose protein sequence is MAEAVADNVPAKVTPIDGKPPLFGLSFLENLSEMTMLRQVGLLVGLAASVAIGFAVVLWSQQPDYRPLYGSLAGMDAKQVMDTLASADIPYTVEPNSGALLVKADDLSRARLKLAAAGVTPSDGNIGFEILDKDQGLGTSQFMEATRYRRGLEGELARTISSLNNVKGARVHLAIPKSSVFVRDERKPSASVLVELYSGRSLEPGQVIAIINLVATSVPELSKSQITVVDQKGNLLSDQAENSELTMAGKQFDYSRRMETMLTQRVHNILQPVLGNDRYKAEVSADVDFSAVESTSEQFNPDQPALRSEQSVNEQRTASNGPQGVPGALSNQPPSPASAPQTTGGTTASAGMVQPGQPLIDANGQQIMDPATGQPMLAPYPADKRQQSTKNFELDRSISHTKQQQGRLNRLSVSVVVDDQVKVNAANGETTRAPWSADELARFTRLVQDAVGFDASRGDSVSVINMPFSAERGEVIADIPFYSQPWFWDIVKQVMGVLFILVLVFGVLRPVLNNITGGGKDKQLAGLGSDGELGGMVGLDGELANDRVSLGGPQSILLPSPSEGYDAQLNAIKSLVAEDPGRVAQVVKEWINADE, encoded by the coding sequence ATGGCAGAAGCAGTCGCCGATAACGTTCCGGCCAAGGTCACTCCAATAGACGGCAAACCGCCGCTGTTCGGGTTGTCCTTCCTGGAAAACCTCTCCGAGATGACCATGTTGCGTCAGGTAGGCCTGTTGGTCGGCCTGGCTGCGAGCGTGGCGATTGGTTTTGCCGTCGTGCTGTGGTCCCAGCAGCCGGACTACCGGCCTCTGTACGGCAGCCTTGCCGGTATGGACGCCAAGCAGGTCATGGACACCCTGGCCTCCGCCGATATTCCCTATACCGTTGAACCCAATTCCGGTGCCTTGCTGGTCAAGGCCGATGACCTGTCCCGTGCGCGTCTCAAGCTCGCGGCCGCTGGTGTCACTCCCAGCGATGGCAACATCGGCTTTGAAATCCTCGACAAGGACCAGGGGCTCGGGACCAGCCAGTTCATGGAAGCGACCCGTTATCGTCGCGGCCTCGAAGGCGAACTGGCACGGACCATTTCCAGCCTGAACAACGTCAAGGGTGCCCGCGTGCACCTGGCGATTCCGAAAAGCTCGGTGTTCGTGCGTGATGAACGCAAGCCAAGCGCTTCGGTACTGGTTGAGCTGTATTCCGGTCGTTCGCTGGAACCGGGTCAGGTGATCGCGATCATCAACCTGGTCGCGACCAGTGTTCCTGAACTGAGCAAATCGCAGATCACCGTCGTCGACCAGAAAGGCAACCTGCTGTCGGATCAGGCGGAGAACTCCGAACTGACGATGGCCGGCAAGCAATTCGATTACAGCCGTCGCATGGAAACCATGCTGACCCAGCGCGTGCACAACATCCTGCAACCGGTGTTGGGCAATGACCGCTATAAAGCCGAAGTCTCGGCTGACGTCGATTTCAGTGCCGTCGAGTCGACCTCCGAGCAGTTCAACCCGGATCAACCGGCGTTGCGCAGCGAGCAATCGGTCAACGAACAACGCACCGCCAGCAATGGCCCGCAAGGTGTGCCGGGTGCCTTGAGCAACCAGCCGCCGTCGCCAGCCTCGGCACCGCAAACCACTGGTGGCACGACCGCCTCAGCCGGCATGGTGCAGCCAGGCCAGCCGTTGATCGATGCCAACGGCCAGCAAATCATGGATCCTGCCACCGGTCAGCCAATGCTGGCGCCGTACCCGGCAGACAAGCGTCAACAATCCACCAAGAACTTCGAGCTCGACCGCTCCATCAGTCACACCAAGCAACAGCAGGGTCGATTGAATCGCCTGTCGGTGTCGGTGGTGGTGGACGATCAGGTCAAGGTCAATGCAGCCAACGGCGAAACCACCCGTGCGCCGTGGAGTGCCGACGAATTGGCACGCTTCACTCGCCTGGTGCAGGACGCCGTCGGTTTCGACGCCAGCCGTGGCGACAGCGTCAGCGTGATCAACATGCCGTTCTCCGCAGAACGCGGTGAAGTGATTGCCGATATTCCGTTCTACTCGCAGCCGTGGTTCTGGGACATCGTCAAGCAAGTGATGGGTGTCTTGTTCATCCTCGTGCTGGTGTTCGGCGTGCTGCGTCCGGTGCTCAACAACATCACCGGTGGCGGCAAAGACAAGCAACTGGCTGGCTTGGGCAGCGACGGAGAACTCGGTGGCATGGTCGGCCTGGACGGCGAACTGGCCAACGATCGCGTCAGCCTCGGCGGCCCGCAAAGCATCCTGCTGCCGAGCCCGAGCGAAGGCTATGACGCACAGTTGAATGCAATCAAGAGTCTGGTGGCAGAAGACCCGGGTCGCGTGGCCCAGGTCGTGAAAGAGTGGATTAACGCAGATGAGTGA
- a CDS encoding sigma-54 dependent transcriptional regulator, which translates to MWRETKILLIDDDSVRRRDLAVILNFLGEENLPCGSHDWQQAVGSLSSSREVICVLIGTVNAPGALTGLLKTLATWDEFLPVLLMGDNSSVDLPEDQRRRVLSTLEMPPSYSKLLDSLHRAQVYREMYDQARERGRHREPNLFRSLVGTSRAIQHVRQMMQQVADTDASVLILGESGTGKEVVARNLHYHSKRRDAPFVPVNCGAIPAELLESELFGHEKGAFTGAITSRAGRFELANGGTLFLDEIGDMPLPMQVKLLRVLQERTFERVGSNKTQSVDVRIIAATHKNLESMIEIGTFREDLYYRLNVFPIEMAPLRERVEDIPLLMNELISRMEHEKRGSIRFNSAAIMSLCRHGWPGNVRELANLVERMAIMHPYGVIGVVELPKKFRYVDDEDEQLVDSLRSELEERVAINGHTPDFTANAMLPPEGLDLKDYLGGLEQGLIQQALDDANGIVARAAERLRIRRTTLVEKMRKYGMSRRDGDEQADD; encoded by the coding sequence ATGTGGCGTGAAACCAAAATTCTGCTGATTGATGACGATAGCGTCCGTCGCCGCGACCTGGCGGTGATTTTAAATTTTCTTGGCGAAGAAAATTTACCCTGTGGTAGCCATGACTGGCAGCAGGCTGTCGGCTCTTTGTCATCAAGTCGTGAAGTGATCTGTGTCCTCATCGGGACGGTCAATGCTCCTGGCGCACTTACGGGCTTGTTAAAGACACTCGCAACCTGGGATGAGTTCCTTCCGGTTTTGTTAATGGGCGATAATTCTTCCGTTGACCTGCCAGAAGACCAGCGTCGCCGGGTACTTTCGACCCTCGAAATGCCACCCAGCTACAGCAAATTGCTCGATTCGCTGCACCGTGCCCAGGTCTATCGCGAGATGTACGACCAGGCTCGCGAGCGCGGTCGTCACCGTGAACCCAATCTGTTCCGCAGCCTTGTCGGCACCAGCCGGGCGATTCAACACGTCCGTCAGATGATGCAGCAAGTGGCCGACACCGACGCCAGCGTGCTGATCCTCGGTGAGTCCGGCACTGGCAAGGAAGTGGTTGCGCGCAACTTGCATTACCACTCCAAGCGCCGTGATGCGCCATTCGTTCCAGTCAACTGTGGGGCGATCCCGGCCGAGTTGCTGGAAAGCGAATTGTTCGGTCATGAGAAAGGTGCCTTCACCGGGGCGATCACCAGCCGTGCCGGGCGTTTCGAACTGGCCAATGGCGGTACGCTGTTCCTCGATGAAATCGGCGACATGCCGCTGCCGATGCAGGTCAAGCTGTTGCGCGTGCTGCAGGAACGCACTTTCGAGCGCGTGGGCAGCAACAAGACCCAGAGCGTCGACGTGCGCATCATTGCCGCGACCCACAAGAATCTCGAAAGCATGATCGAGATCGGCACGTTCCGCGAAGACTTGTACTACCGCCTGAATGTGTTCCCGATCGAAATGGCGCCGCTGCGCGAACGCGTCGAAGACATTCCGTTGCTGATGAACGAGTTGATCTCGCGCATGGAGCACGAGAAGCGCGGTTCGATCCGTTTCAACTCCGCCGCGATCATGTCGCTGTGCCGTCACGGTTGGCCGGGCAACGTCCGCGAGCTCGCCAACCTGGTGGAGCGTATGGCGATCATGCACCCGTACGGGGTAATCGGCGTCGTCGAGTTGCCGAAGAAATTCCGCTACGTCGATGACGAAGACGAGCAGCTGGTCGACAGCTTGCGCAGCGAGCTTGAAGAGCGGGTGGCCATCAATGGTCATACCCCGGACTTCACCGCCAATGCCATGCTGCCGCCGGAAGGCCTGGACCTGAAGGACTACCTCGGTGGTCTGGAGCAGGGCCTGATTCAGCAGGCGCTGGATGATGCCAATGGCATCGTTGCACGCGCGGCTGAACGCCTGCGTATTCGTCGCACCACGCTGGTGGAAAAGATGCGCAAGTACGGCATGAGTCGTCGTGACGGTGATGAACAGGCGGATGATTGA
- a CDS encoding STAS domain-containing protein, with protein sequence MSVISEVSKDGQKLTISIKGRFDFAKHQEFRESYEDKALSAVVVDLKDATYLDSSALGMLLLLRDHAGGDDSDIRVVNSSSDVRKILAISNFDKLFDIS encoded by the coding sequence ATGTCAGTCATCTCAGAAGTGTCCAAAGATGGGCAAAAACTGACGATTTCGATCAAGGGACGATTCGATTTCGCCAAGCATCAGGAGTTTCGTGAGTCTTACGAGGACAAGGCGCTTTCGGCGGTCGTGGTCGACTTGAAAGATGCGACCTACCTCGACAGCTCCGCGCTGGGCATGTTGCTGCTGCTACGGGATCACGCCGGTGGCGACGATTCCGATATTCGCGTGGTCAACAGCAGTTCGGACGTCAGGAAGATCCTCGCCATCTCCAACTTCGACAAGCTGTTCGACATCAGTTGA